The following are encoded together in the Apis mellifera strain DH4 linkage group LG4, Amel_HAv3.1, whole genome shotgun sequence genome:
- the LOC413138 gene encoding probable phospholipid-transporting ATPase IIA — protein sequence MEKKIYRVISQKNMRLEEMPLRLSSDERDFEMDEETDYLLQPSEDSIRLLTSRRRRINNFSVFLRSCFCGCCTWMWRRCCRERELRARVIQIGQQMHEKFPTNVIRNQKYNIVTFLPLVLFQQFKFFLNLYFLLMAISQFIPDIRIGYLYTYWGPLCFVLTVTICREAIDDFRRYKRDKEVNAQKYYRLVKGFDTPELVPSSKLRVGDLVIVEKGQRVPADLVLLRTTEKSGACFVRTDQLDGETDWKLRLAVPATQKLENNSQLFDIKASIYVEKPQKDIHSFIGTFTRYDGYSSEESLGVDNTLWANTAIASGSALGVVVYTGQETRSLMNHSAPRSKVGLLDQEINQLTKVLFCAVIGLALVMMSLKGFNGPWYRYMFRFVLLFSYIIPISLRVNLDMGKAFYAWCIQRDKEIAGTVVRTTTIPEELGRISYLLSDKTGTLTQNKMVFKKLHLGMISYGQETFDEVMTVLQTCYANSETSPVKPSTSIHSGKVRRSESTRIYDAVHALALCHNVTPVYDEITKSANLDTMSVQTAETGDSGSIQSQTEADQHYYVPEQKRNYQASSPDEVALVKWTEEMGLALVKRDLNFMQLKAPNGKILNYTILQIFPFTSETKRMGIIVKEESSSEIVFYLKGADVVMSGIVQYNDWLEEECGNMAREGLRTLVVAKKNLTEEQYLDFEARYNSARMSVSDRVSRVAAVVESLEREMELLCVTGVEDRLQDRVRPTLELLRNAGIKIWMLTGDKLETATCIAKSSRLVSRTQSLHVFKSVVTRTDAHLELNTFRKKQDCALVISGDSLEVCLQYYEQEFLELACGSPAVVCCRCSPTQKAEVVSLIQRHTGKRTAAVGDGGNDVSMIQAADAGIGLEGLEGRQASLAADFSISQFSHLANLLLVHGRRSYKRSAALSQFVIHRGLIISTMQAVFSAVFYLSSVSLYQGFLMVGYGTIYTMFPVFSLVLDKDVSGKIALTYPELYKELSKGRSLSYKTFFMWILISIYQGGVIMYGALIMFEDEFIHIVAISFTALVLTELIMVALTIRTWHHIMILAEIFSLALYLLSLVVLKDYFDAEFIKTTDFLWKVLLITLISCMPLYILKFLRKKFSPPSYTKLS from the exons aaaaatataatattgtcacATTTTTACCTCTG gttcttttccaacaattcaaattttttctaaatttatattttttgcttatGGCCATATCACAATTCATACCAGATATACGAAtaggatatttatatacatattgggGACCTTTATGTTTTGTGTTAACTGTTACAATTTGTCGAGAAGCAATTGATGATTTTAGACGATACAAAAGAGATAAAGAAGTCAATgcccaaaaatattatagattagtAAAAGGTTTTGATACTCCAGAATTAGTACCAAGTTCTAAATTGCGAGTGGGTGATTTg GTTATTGTAGAAAAAGGTCAAAGAGTTCCAGCTGATTTGGTTCTTTTACGAACCACAGAAAAATCTGGTGCATGCTTTGTGAGAACTGATCAATTAGATGGAGAAACAGATTGGAAATTACGATTAGCTGTACCAGCTACACAAaagttagaaaataattctcaacTGTTCGATATAAAAGCTAGCATATATGTTGAGAAACCACAAAAAGATATTCACAGTTTTATTGGAACATTTACAAgg taTGATGGATATAGCAGTGAAGAAAGTTTAGGTGTGGATAATACTTTATGGGCTAATACAGCAATTGCATCAGGTTCAGCTCTTGGTGTTGTAGTTTATACTGGACAAGAAACTAGATCTCTCATGAATCATTCTGCACCACGATCGAAAGTTGGTTTATTAGATCAggaaataaatcaattgacaaaa gTTTTATTTTGTGCTGTAATTGGATTAGCATTAGTAATGATGTCTTTAAAAGGATTTAATGGACCATGGTATCGTTATATGTttcgttttgttttattattttcttatataataccAATCAGTTTAAGAGTAAATTTAGATATGGGGAAAGCTTTTTATGCTTGGTGTATACAAAGAGATAAGGAAATTGCTGGAACTGTTGTCAGAACTACTACTATTCCGGAAGAACTTGGacgtatttcatatttattaagtgACAAGACTGGCACATTGACACAGAATAAAAtggttttcaaaaaattacatttgggTATGATATCTTATGGTCAAGAAACGTTTGATGAAGTTATGACCGTATTACAAACATGTTATGCAAATTCTGAAACTTCACCGGTAAAACCATCAACATCTATACATAGTGGAAAAGTAAGAAGATCTGAAAGTACTAGAATATATGATGCAGTTCATGCTTTGGCATTATGTCACAATGTAACACCAGTTTATGATGAAATAACTAAATCAGCTAATTTGGATACAATGAGCGTACAGACAGCAGAAACAGGAGATTCTGGTTCTATTCAAAg tcaAACTGAAGCAGATCAACATTATTATGTACCAGAACAAAAACGTAATTATCAGGCTTCTAGTCCAGATGAAGTAGCATTAGTTAAATGGACGGAAGAGATGGGATTAGCATTAGTGAAAcgcgatttaaatttcatgcAATTAAAAGCTCCAAATGGCAAAATTTTGAACTATACAATCttacaaatatttccatttacaTCAGAAACCAAACGGATGGGAATAATAGTGAAAGAAGAATCTAGTTCtgaaatagtattttatttaaaaggtgCAGATGTAGTAATGTCCGGAATAGTACAATATAATGATTGGCTTGAAGAAGAATGTGGTAATATGGCTAGAGAAGGTTTAAGAACTTTAGTTGttgcaaaaaagaatttaacagaAGAACAGTATCTTGATTTTGAAGCaag atataATTCAGCAAGAATGAGCGTCAGTGATCGTGTTTCAAGAGTTGCTGCAGTTGTAGAAAGTTTAGAACGagaaatggaattattatGTGTAACTGGTGTTGAAGATAGATTACAAGATAGAGTAAGACCTACATtggaattattaagaaatgctGGTATTAAG atttggaTGTTAACAGGTGACAAATTAGAAACAGCAACTTGTATAGCAAAATCTTCGCGTTTAGTTTCACGGACACAAAGCCTTCATGTTTTTAAATCAGTGGTAACTCGTACAGATGCGCATTTGGAATTAAATACGTTTCGTAAAAAACAAGATTGTGCCTTAGTCATCAGTGGAGATTCTTTAGAGGTATGCTTACAATATTATGAACAAGAATTTTTGGAACTAGCATGCGGTTCACCGGCTGTTGTTTGCTGTCGATGTTCACCCACGCAAAAAGCGGAAGTTGTAAGTCTTATTCAAAGACATACTGGCAAGAGAACTGCAGCTGTCGGTGACGGGGGAAATGATGTATCAATGATACAAGCAGCAGATGCTG GTATAGGTCTTGAAGGTCTTGAAGGAAGACAAGCTTCTTTGGCTGcagatttttccatttctcagTTTAGTCATTTGGCTAATCTTTTGTTAGTTCACGGACGTCGAAGCTACAAACGTTCTGCTGCTTTAAGTCAATTTGTTATTCATCGaggtttaattatttctactaTGCAAGCTGTGTTTTCTGCtgtcttttatttatcatctgTATCATTATATCAAGGATTTTTAATGGTTgg ttatggAACAATATATACGATGTTTCCCGTATTTTCTTTGGTACTAGATAAAGATGTATCGGGAAAAATTGCTCTTACTTACCCAGAACTTTATAAAGAACTTAGTAAGGGCCGATCATTGTCCTATAAGACATTCTTTATGTGgattttaataagtatatatcaag GAGGTGTTATAATGTATGGCGCACTCATTATGTTTGAAGatgaatttattcatatagtGGCCATAAGTTTTACAGCACTCGTCTTGACGGAATTAATAATGGTAGCTTTAACTATTAGAACATGGCATCATATTATGATACTTGCAGAGATTTTCTCATTggcactttatttattatctctaGTCGTTCTCAAAGATTATTTTG aTGCCGAATTTATCAAGACTACCGATTTTCTGTGGAAAGTATTACttataactttaatttcttGTATGCCATtatatatcttgaaatttttacgaaaaaaattttcacctcCTAGTTACAccaaattatcttaa